The following are encoded together in the Deinococcus yavapaiensis KR-236 genome:
- a CDS encoding carbohydrate-binding domain-containing protein, producing MKSVTLSNDAGTLRVGGLTPSTDVSESGYWSNVRLSADSSTQRPGLSGTTSLSLDVLVGAPTTISIAALPQSATHGWINPQRAVRATPDQFVRQPNGLYKATVTITAADTPNLAAIAADINAAGRTLTNLILFVGAQNGADVRLDNITFSGNRTDAPPTVEHAPLGTVRLPSTFEDGTRQGWTWDAASGVKGALTLQPQGGSQVLSWEVTYPDVKPFDGWASAPRLILELGNRTRGSDNFLQFDLYLRPEPGRGTQGALSVNLAFGPPNLGYWAQANTAVRVPLANLTSAPRTADGLVRVPVRFNLNDFDKTLASDTVLGKITLVVADDQSNFAGRMYLDEVRFSATAP from the coding sequence TTGAAGAGCGTCACGCTGAGCAACGACGCCGGCACGCTGCGAGTCGGCGGGCTCACCCCTAGCACCGACGTCTCGGAGAGCGGCTACTGGAGCAACGTCCGCCTCTCCGCTGACAGCTCCACCCAGCGTCCCGGCCTCAGCGGGACGACATCGCTCAGCCTCGACGTCCTGGTCGGCGCACCAACCACCATCTCCATTGCCGCCCTTCCGCAAAGCGCCACGCACGGCTGGATCAACCCTCAACGCGCGGTTCGCGCCACGCCCGACCAATTCGTTCGTCAGCCAAACGGCTTGTACAAAGCGACCGTCACCATCACCGCCGCTGACACCCCGAACTTGGCGGCGATCGCCGCTGACATCAACGCGGCGGGCCGCACCCTCACCAACCTGATCCTGTTCGTCGGCGCGCAGAACGGCGCGGACGTTCGCCTTGACAACATCACCTTCTCCGGCAACCGCACAGACGCGCCGCCCACGGTCGAGCACGCGCCCCTCGGGACGGTGAGGCTGCCCTCGACCTTCGAGGACGGCACTCGGCAAGGCTGGACTTGGGATGCCGCTTCCGGCGTGAAGGGCGCCTTGACCCTCCAGCCCCAAGGCGGTTCGCAGGTCCTCTCTTGGGAGGTGACGTACCCCGACGTGAAGCCTTTCGACGGATGGGCGTCCGCGCCGCGCCTCATCTTGGAACTCGGCAATCGGACGCGTGGAAGCGACAACTTCTTGCAGTTCGACCTTTACCTGCGGCCCGAACCTGGGCGTGGCACGCAAGGCGCGCTTTCAGTCAACCTCGCCTTCGGCCCGCCCAACCTCGGTTACTGGGCGCAGGCGAACACCGCTGTCCGCGTTCCGCTCGCCAACCTCACCAGCGCGCCCCGCACGGCGGACGGCTTGGTGCGTGTGCCCGTGCGCTTCAACTTGAACGACTTCGACAAGACCCTCGCGTCGGACACGGTGCTCGGCAAGATCACCTTGGTGGTGGCCGACGATCAAAGCAACTTCGCCGGGCGGATGTACCTCGACGAGGTACGCTTCTCCGCCACCGCTCCTTGA
- a CDS encoding DoxX family membrane protein, producing the protein MNTPRITIPEPHLTTRLFADPRLAPLWTALRLYVGYEWVTAALGKLTNPAGVWVGEKAGVAVMGFFKGALAKTNGEHPDVQGWYAWFLENVAMPNATLFSFMVAYGELFVGIALILGLFTGLAAFFGGFLNANFLLAGTVSLNPVLFIAATWLVLGWRVAGYLGLDHFVLPRLGVQVPKLTRKRVVAAAPQ; encoded by the coding sequence ATGAACACGCCCCGAATCACCATTCCCGAACCGCACCTCACCACCCGCCTCTTCGCTGATCCCCGCCTGGCTCCACTCTGGACTGCCCTGCGCTTATACGTCGGTTACGAATGGGTCACCGCGGCGCTCGGTAAACTCACCAACCCCGCTGGAGTGTGGGTCGGCGAGAAAGCCGGTGTCGCTGTCATGGGCTTCTTCAAAGGTGCGCTGGCCAAGACGAACGGCGAGCACCCGGACGTGCAAGGCTGGTATGCTTGGTTCCTGGAGAACGTCGCGATGCCCAACGCCACCCTGTTCTCGTTCATGGTGGCGTACGGCGAACTCTTCGTCGGGATCGCCTTGATCCTCGGGTTGTTTACCGGCCTGGCAGCGTTCTTCGGTGGTTTTTTGAACGCGAACTTCCTGCTGGCGGGAACGGTGAGCTTGAATCCGGTGCTGTTCATCGCGGCCACGTGGCTGGTACTGGGCTGGAGGGTCGCGGGCTACCTCGGCTTGGATCACTTCGTCCTGCCGAGACTCGGTGTGCAAGTCCCAAAGCTCACCCGGAAACGAGTCGTGGCGGCGGCACCGCAGTAG
- a CDS encoding universal stress protein gives MYRHILVPLDARPDQQLAVHHAFQLSRTLGGHVTLLRLIDHGTPEERSAAQQQLSSLSKGARRPPRLVVQQFSETLQELATYVKDRHVDLIVLPVSGHGGINDDAITALALQLARLTEVNVQLTAATARTPSSRWASFHSAAS, from the coding sequence ATGTACCGCCATATTCTTGTTCCCCTGGACGCTCGCCCAGACCAACAGCTTGCAGTGCATCACGCGTTCCAGCTTTCCCGCACCCTCGGTGGTCACGTGACGCTGCTGAGACTCATCGATCACGGCACACCGGAAGAACGGTCAGCCGCGCAGCAGCAGCTTTCCTCGCTCTCGAAGGGCGCGCGGCGTCCTCCCCGCCTGGTGGTGCAGCAGTTCAGCGAAACGCTGCAGGAGCTGGCGACGTACGTGAAGGACCGCCACGTGGACCTGATTGTCCTGCCCGTGAGTGGTCACGGAGGAATCAACGACGACGCGATCACGGCACTGGCGTTGCAGTTGGCCCGCCTGACCGAGGTGAACGTGCAACTCACCGCTGCCACGGCGCGTACGCCTTCGTCCCGCTGGGCGTCCTTTCACTCGGCCGCGAGTTAA
- the pta gene encoding phosphate acetyltransferase, which produces MRIFFVGPAGQDVGLTTVTLSLTRALQRAQENVGFLKPIAQDELGEDRSTLFARQLLAGVIPDPIPLQRAQALIGGGQQDALLEEIVSLAQQAGQGKDVLMVEGLSLVGQNPYAHPLNVTMSHTLVANAVLVATLQNRQPREVSDQLEIAVRDYGSGGDELAGYIVNYVPSGLEYGTLMAELRRGSPALSSGRLPQLGLISAEPQLNEPRTFDVAQQLGAQVLNEGELRSRRVKSTVVSARSAPFVADLMKPGALVVAPGDRDDILMAASLAHLSGTPLAGLLLTSDAEPDPRIERLCQAALTSSLPVMKVSTNSYDTAGRLARMDPQVPLDDLERIERTLDFIADRLDVLPLRPRMPVPARHHLPPPAFRYQLVQKARAASKRIVLPEGDEPRTVRAAVICHQKGIARCVLLAAPDAVQAVADAQGITLPPDLEILDPNQLRFRYVAHLVELRRHKGLTEPMAEQQLEDNVVLGTMMLAQGEVDGLVSGAVHTTANTVRPALQFIKTAPGTKIVSSVFFMLMPDQVLVYGDCAINPNPTAQELADIAVQSADSAAAFGIEPRVAMISYSTGTSGSGEDVEKVSKATRLAREKRPDLPIDGPMQYDAASVASVGAQKAPGSPVAGRATVFIFPDLNTGNTTYKAVQRSAGVVSIGPMLQGLRKPVNDLSRGALVDDIVFTIAITAIQAQQNTPR; this is translated from the coding sequence ATGCGTATCTTTTTCGTAGGGCCTGCCGGGCAGGACGTTGGATTGACCACTGTGACTTTGAGTCTGACGCGCGCGTTACAGCGCGCTCAGGAGAACGTCGGCTTCCTCAAGCCCATTGCGCAAGACGAGCTCGGGGAGGACCGCAGCACTCTGTTCGCCCGGCAGCTGCTGGCAGGGGTGATTCCCGATCCGATTCCCCTGCAGCGCGCTCAAGCATTGATCGGAGGAGGTCAGCAGGACGCGCTGCTCGAAGAGATCGTGAGCCTCGCGCAACAGGCCGGGCAAGGCAAGGACGTGCTGATGGTGGAAGGGCTGTCGCTGGTCGGGCAGAATCCGTACGCCCATCCCCTCAATGTCACCATGAGCCATACCCTGGTGGCGAACGCAGTGCTGGTCGCCACCTTGCAGAATCGGCAACCGCGTGAGGTCAGCGATCAGCTGGAGATCGCGGTGCGTGACTACGGAAGCGGCGGCGATGAACTTGCAGGATACATTGTGAACTACGTGCCGTCCGGGCTGGAGTACGGCACCTTGATGGCCGAGTTGCGCCGAGGCAGTCCAGCCCTCTCCAGCGGGCGGCTGCCGCAGCTGGGGTTGATATCTGCTGAGCCGCAACTGAATGAGCCCCGGACCTTCGACGTGGCCCAGCAGCTGGGCGCCCAGGTGCTCAACGAAGGCGAACTGCGTTCCCGGCGGGTGAAGTCCACGGTCGTGTCCGCGCGCAGCGCGCCCTTCGTGGCGGACCTGATGAAGCCCGGCGCGTTGGTGGTCGCCCCTGGTGATCGTGACGACATCCTGATGGCGGCCAGCTTGGCGCACTTGTCGGGTACGCCACTGGCCGGGTTGCTGCTCACCTCGGACGCCGAACCGGACCCGCGCATCGAGCGGCTGTGTCAAGCGGCGCTGACCAGCAGCTTGCCGGTGATGAAGGTGAGCACCAACAGTTACGACACGGCGGGACGCTTGGCGCGCATGGACCCGCAGGTGCCGCTCGACGACTTGGAGCGCATCGAGCGCACGCTGGACTTCATCGCCGACCGGCTGGATGTGCTGCCGCTGCGCCCACGCATGCCCGTACCGGCCCGCCATCACCTGCCGCCGCCCGCGTTTCGGTACCAACTGGTGCAGAAGGCGCGGGCGGCGAGCAAGCGCATCGTGCTGCCCGAAGGCGACGAGCCCCGCACGGTGCGGGCCGCCGTCATCTGCCACCAGAAGGGCATCGCGCGCTGCGTGCTGCTGGCGGCCCCCGACGCGGTACAGGCGGTCGCGGACGCCCAGGGAATCACCTTGCCTCCGGACCTCGAGATCCTCGATCCTAACCAGCTGCGTTTCCGCTACGTGGCCCACCTGGTGGAGCTGCGCCGACACAAAGGCCTGACCGAACCCATGGCCGAACAGCAGCTGGAAGACAACGTCGTGCTTGGGACCATGATGTTGGCTCAGGGTGAGGTGGACGGTCTCGTCTCGGGCGCAGTTCATACCACGGCCAACACGGTGCGTCCCGCGTTGCAATTCATCAAGACCGCGCCAGGCACCAAGATTGTCTCCAGCGTGTTCTTCATGCTGATGCCCGATCAAGTTCTCGTCTACGGTGACTGTGCCATTAACCCCAACCCGACGGCGCAAGAGCTGGCCGACATCGCGGTGCAGTCTGCCGACAGCGCCGCCGCGTTCGGAATTGAGCCGCGTGTGGCCATGATTAGTTACTCGACTGGCACCAGCGGCAGCGGCGAGGACGTGGAGAAGGTCAGCAAGGCGACCCGGCTGGCGCGCGAGAAGCGTCCCGACCTGCCCATCGATGGCCCCATGCAGTACGACGCGGCGAGTGTTGCGAGTGTTGGCGCGCAGAAAGCCCCAGGCAGCCCGGTGGCCGGGCGCGCGACGGTGTTCATCTTTCCTGACCTCAACACTGGCAACACCACTTACAAAGCGGTGCAGCGCAGTGCAGGCGTGGTGTCCATCGGCCCAATGCTGCAGGGACTGCGCAAGCCCGTGAATGACCTCTCGCGCGGCGCCTTGGTAGACGACATCGTGTTCACGATTGCAATCACCGCCATCCAAGCTCAGCAGAACACGCCTCGTTGA